AACAATGGGGTCAATTTCAGCTAAGTACCAAAATTTATTTACTCCAGCTGGCTATGCTTTTTCTATATGGGGACTAATATATCTTGGGTTACTGTCTTTTGTTTTTTATTTTGGACCATTTACAAAAAAAACTGCCTTTAAAAAACAAGTAGTTCAAAAAATTGGATGGTGGTTTGTAATATCCTGTATTAGTAATAGTTTGTGGGTAGTTTGTTGGCTTTATGAATATACTCTTGTTACAATCCCTTTAATGGTTCTTGTTTTAGTATCATTGTTAAAAATAATTGTAACCATTCAGGATCAAAATAATACCTCTAATCCAACGTTAAAATTATATTTAGAAATTCCTTTTTACATCTATGCAGGTTGGATTTCAGTAGCATTAATTGCAAATGTAGCAGCTTATTTGAAAAAAATTGAATGGTATGGTTTTGGAATTTCAGAATCAAGCTGGGCGATTGTTATGTTTGCCATTGCAAGTGTAATTCATCTCTATATGGTCTGGAAAAAGAATATGCCTGCTTTTGCAATGGTTGCTGTTTGGGCTTTAATCGCTATTGCTGTTGCAAATTACGAAAGCCAAAAAACAGTTTATTTTGCTGCCTTAGGTTTTGCACTAGTTATTTTTATAAATATTTTGATTTTTATAACTAGAAAGATGAGCCTGAAATGAAAGAAAGGGTATCAATTTTTTGGTTTAGACGAGATTTAAGACTGGAAGATAATGCGGGACTATACCATGCACTTGCTGGAAAAAGTCCCGTTTTACCTGTATTTATTTTTGATAAATCAATACTTGATAAATTAGAAAATAAATACGATCGAAGAGTGGATTACATTCACCAAGCACTTCAGAAATTAAATAAGGAATTAAGTGCTTTTAAGTCTTCGCTTAATTCCTATTTTAGCAATCCCCTTACTGTTTTTCAGCAACTTGCTAATGAATATACTATTGAGGCTGTTTTTTGTAATCGCGATTATGAGCCGCAAGCCATAAAAAGGGATACCGAAATATATGAATATTTTAAAGCACTTGACATACCTTTTAAAGCATTTAAAGACCAAGTTGTTTTTGACAAAAATGAAGTACTGAAAAGTGACGGAACTTCT
This Bacteroidia bacterium DNA region includes the following protein-coding sequences:
- a CDS encoding tryptophan-rich sensory protein produces the protein MRKQLSLLNFLAVITTIAMSYVSNSGILNGETMGSISAKYQNLFTPAGYAFSIWGLIYLGLLSFVFYFGPFTKKTAFKKQVVQKIGWWFVISCISNSLWVVCWLYEYTLVTIPLMVLVLVSLLKIIVTIQDQNNTSNPTLKLYLEIPFYIYAGWISVALIANVAAYLKKIEWYGFGISESSWAIVMFAIASVIHLYMVWKKNMPAFAMVAVWALIAIAVANYESQKTVYFAALGFALVIFINILIFITRKMSLK